One window from the genome of bacterium encodes:
- a CDS encoding NupC/NupG family nucleoside CNT transporter, with the protein MERLQSLIAIPILLGLAWLLSSDRKNFPWRVVIWGTGLQIVFAVLILWTPWGRNVFSALGDGVSKFLGYTLEGSSFLFGNMVKQEYQETFGFQFAFAILPTIIFFGSFMGILYHFGIVQRVVRGLAWVMTRSMGTSGAESLSAAGNIFLGQTESPLLIRPFLKTVTRSELNAIMVGGFATVAGGVMAGYILLGVPAKHLLAASVMAAPGALIFAKIFLPEREQPATAGQLHMPEMPKQANVIDAAASGARDGLGLAVNVGAMLLAFIALIAVLNAILGLISGWFAGVGMMWFPESLREIFSYVLWPIGFILGVPVSECKDFAYLIGTKISINEFVAYVELSNLMKEGVLSPRTIMLASYALCGFANFSSIGIQIGGIGSLAPERRKDLAELGMRAMIAGTMVSLQTAAIAGVLSAS; encoded by the coding sequence TTGGAACGTCTCCAATCCTTGATCGCGATTCCGATTCTGCTTGGTCTCGCGTGGCTGCTGTCATCCGACCGCAAAAATTTCCCGTGGCGTGTGGTGATTTGGGGTACGGGCCTGCAAATCGTCTTTGCGGTCTTGATTCTCTGGACGCCGTGGGGCCGCAATGTGTTCAGCGCGTTAGGCGACGGTGTGTCGAAATTTCTCGGATATACACTCGAAGGATCATCGTTCCTGTTCGGCAACATGGTCAAACAGGAGTATCAGGAAACTTTCGGATTCCAGTTCGCTTTTGCGATCCTGCCGACCATCATTTTCTTCGGATCGTTCATGGGCATCCTCTATCACTTCGGCATCGTGCAACGTGTGGTGCGTGGACTGGCATGGGTGATGACGCGATCGATGGGAACGTCCGGAGCGGAATCTCTTTCGGCGGCGGGCAATATCTTCTTGGGCCAGACAGAGTCACCCTTGTTGATTCGACCCTTCCTGAAAACGGTCACGCGCAGTGAACTGAATGCCATCATGGTTGGCGGGTTCGCCACCGTTGCGGGCGGCGTCATGGCGGGGTATATTCTGCTCGGAGTTCCGGCAAAACATCTGCTCGCGGCGTCGGTCATGGCCGCGCCCGGCGCTTTGATCTTTGCCAAAATCTTTCTTCCGGAGCGCGAACAGCCGGCAACGGCAGGGCAGCTCCACATGCCCGAGATGCCCAAGCAGGCGAATGTTATTGATGCTGCGGCAAGCGGTGCGCGCGACGGACTCGGCCTCGCGGTGAACGTCGGGGCCATGCTGCTCGCATTCATTGCTCTCATTGCTGTCTTAAACGCTATCTTGGGGCTGATTTCCGGCTGGTTTGCAGGAGTAGGGATGATGTGGTTCCCGGAAAGTTTGCGCGAGATCTTCTCCTACGTGCTCTGGCCGATTGGTTTCATTCTCGGCGTGCCTGTCTCGGAGTGCAAGGACTTCGCCTATCTTATCGGCACGAAGATCTCGATCAATGAGTTTGTGGCCTATGTCGAGTTATCAAACTTGATGAAGGAAGGCGTGCTGTCTCCCCGCACGATCATGCTCGCGTCATATGCGCTGTGCGGATTCGCGAATTTCTCCTCAATCGGCATCCAAATCGGCGGTATCGGAAGCCTTGCTCCGGAGCGACGCAAGGATCTTGCGGAATTGGGCATGCGGGCGATGATAGCCGGAACGATGGTCAGCCTGCAGACGGCGGCCATTGCCGGAGTGCTGTCGGCAAGCTGA